tatacacacacggcACCCCGAAAATTTTCATGGGTAAAGAATAGTCGTTGCTAGTCGATCAATTGCAGCACTAATCTTGATGGTGGCCAAAGCGTGATGGACGCAGATGGTGCTCTGCAGTGGATGTGCTGTAGGGTCGAAGAGCTCGACCGTCTTTCGACCCGCCACCGTACATAAAGTGTTAGGGTTGGCGACCGGACTAGCCGAGGCGATACTGTCGTTCTGCTGCGGCGCTTGATTTGATTGAAGTCACATTGCTCCTCGATCATGGCGGAACAGGTTGGCGCGAATCTCCTTTGGTTTCTTTTCTCCAAGTACTTGTTTTGCCCCATGCTGTTGTATGTTTTGGATTTTAACGCCTGGAGCTGTTCCGTGACGATTCGAAGTCCTTTTTTTGGTTTTTGGTACAAGAGGGCCGAGAGGGATCAAATTCCAATTTTGGAGTTTGGGGAACCCTAATTGAATGCTAAGCGAGGTTCTTGGGCCGAGACTGTAGAACATTAGTTTGTAGAATTTGCAGTCCTTGATTACTTTCGTTGAGGAATAATCGCTTGTTATCTGATGTAAAGTCTGATAAAGTCTATGTTTAAACTTTGTAAATCATGTATTTGCTATGGTTGATGATCAGAATGAGTCCATTTGACGTTGTAAGTTTCCAGATGAAATTGGTTTCATTTGGCATTTGTTGATTGCAAAATCATGCCTTTTTATTTAGGGAATATTGCATATTGGGAGTGATGTCCCTTTCTGACTAGCTGCTTCTTGTGCTTCAATTGAATCTTGTGCAGACTGAAAAGGCATTCCTCAAGCAGCCAAAGGTGTTTCTTTGGTAAGCCAGTTATTTCTTAATGTCATAAGCATTTTGTTTTGTTAGATTTTAGGATCATTGATATAGTGGACAATACAGCTCGAAGAAATCTGGAAAGGGGAAGAGACCTGGCAAGGGTGGCAACAGATTTTGGAAAAGCATTGGACTTGGATTCAAGACCCCAAGAGAAGCCATTGAAGGTGGGAGATCTAATTTCTCTGTCTCGTGTCACTTTTGTTTATCTCCTTCATATTTATTAGTTTGTGTCTCTTTTTGATGGATAATTCATCCCTTTAAAAATGCAATTTTCTTTGTCATTTACTAAGTATCTTGCTAATTATCTTCTGAGTTATGGCTGTGCTAGGAAATATCAAGCATACAATTGATTTGGAAACTATGTGATCTAACACAGATTTTTTGTAGTGTTAgttgatcaagtcatgattttaattttgcaTAAGTTTGTTTCTCTTAAATCCTCTGTGTTAATAATTTTGGGAATTATAATCTATTGGTTTCATTCACTTTGATTTGTTGTTAATACTCCAATGTTTATAGTTATTTTTGTTTTATCTATCATTCTCCAATGGTTCACATATTTTTCTGGATAGCTTCACATTTTTTTCCTAGCGACACATGACAAGATATTTTAGGTAGTTTGAGTTTGACATCATGTAAATAATTTGAAATTGATATTTTGTACTGGATTTTTCTTCGATGCCCATGGTTATAATCAAGGTTTCAAACATCGGTTGGACTGATATACACTGTATTTACCGGTCACACTAAATACCAGTACAAAAATGTATATCTTGATACTGACACACTATTGTTCatttttcacttttataattttattcaatGGTATTGGATGATAGAGGTTGATATACTGCTCAATGTACCGGTATTCTGCATGTCCAATACTAGCATGCTATCTGTTTTGTCTCAATGGATTAGCAGCATTTGGGTTTGAATTTTTAGTTTTATTCATTAGTTATGTTGATTTAGAACTTTACTTATTGGCATATGTATATATCTGTATGTGTTCTCTCTATTAAGACAATCACATCAAATGTGTTGTTGTTTATGATGTAAATAATATATAGATTTGTCTTGTACATCACATTTCATACTTGCAAACTTAAGCATGTCCCTCATTTCACCAATATTTATGTTTTATTCTAAGGAAATAAAATGCTGTCACAGATAATTTTTTCATCTTTCTTTATATCTATTGGAAGCTGATAGTTGTAATATCTTGTGTGATACTAGTTTCTCCTTGATGATTCAGTTGTTTGCTTCAGCATGATTTAAGTTATAGAACACACTGATGCCAACGTGAAAGAATTGTGTGTTTTCTGCAGGGACTTATATTGATAAGAAATGCCCATTCACTGGAAATGTGTCAATTAGGGGCCGCATATTAGCTGGTACATGCCACAGTGCcaagatgaacagaaccattattGTACGCAGAAACTATCTTCACTATGTGAAGAAATATCAAAGGCATGTGAGACCTTTTTTGCTGTTTATGTTTCTTAGTGGGgatctaatttaaattttttcttcTGTTAGGTATGAGAAGAGGCACTCAAATATACCTGCACATATTTCTCCCTGCTTCCGTGTGAAGGAAGGTGACCATGTTATCATAGGCCAGTGCAGGTGAGCTTGTTTCTCAACTAGACATACTAACTTAGGTGAAATGCAGGCTTAGTTGTTTTTCCTATTAAAATGCCATGTCATTGGTCTCCATCAGATTCAGCCTTCACAAAGCACTTTGGGCTGGAATCCTTTTGCTGTCTAATGAGTTGTGGTGTGGaactttttatataattattcaaTTGTATTTTTTTACTGAGGAGGAAAAAAGGTTGATTGGCAAGTTAACCCATAGAAAATGAGACACAATGGACACCCTTCTCGGTCGCACTTTGCTCACTAACCCATCTATGTCACTTCTCTCATGGATCAAACCATGGCACCTGAAGCATCCGGATACCAGGGCATAAGCTGTTAGTATTGCAAGAAATTCTATCGTCAAATTAAAGACTTACATTCAGTCATTTTGTGGTATAAAATTTTGGAACAAAGTACTGCATGTCCATTTTCTAGTGTATTAGGCCTTGGGATTAGAACATATGGTAAGTTATTCTGCACACACAAACTTGAGACACAATCTatgaattgaaatattgataATTTCATCCTTCTGTACAGGCCCCTGGCAAAGACTGTGACGTTCAATGTGTTGAAAGTCATTCCAGCTGGATCAACAAGCGGAGGTGGGAAGAAGGCTTTTGCAGCAGTTTGAAGTGTGAGGGTCTCAGGCATTTTGGAGGACTAAGAGGCTGGATTTATAAAGATTTCTACATGGGATGCATTAAAATGTTTTAAGAATCCTCTATTAGGTTATCTTGGTTCAGTTCTATAACTATTTTCTTTCAAGCTTTTAGCTGTTACCATGGATGCATGATTGTTTATACTTCTTTGAACAATTCAAAATTCTTAATTCTGATCAGATGGCAGCGTTCCTTATGTTAATCAAATGGCCTTATGATGGATGCCTGAAATATCTGTTTACAAAATGTTGGTTTAGATATCAGAAAGGAAAAAAGGAGTGTTCTCAGTGATTGGATTCTGCAGTAGACACTCTGCCACTCTCAATCAGCTGTAAATTACTACCATTATTATTAGAATAAATGTGACATTTTCATATGACTAACTATTCACTGTCAAAATCGTCTGCGCCACAGCTGAATCATCTTCAAACACATCACTAGCAGAAACCATCataaaggaagaaaaaggagcaAAAATTATTGTCCAAGGAGAAGACTGAGCAGAAGAAGCAGAACCTGTAATTGACATGAGCTATTGAGGTGTCAGTCCTTTACCCTTGTCCTCATTCTTGCATATGGTAATTGATTACAGACACTTTACATTCATGCAACTTCAAGTATCATTAATTCCTTGGGCATATTTCTACGACAACGATGAGACTTGGTATAACGATAAAGTTGTTCTTCCGCTCATTTGCAAACTCTTTTAAGAACTAATTTTACcattaatatataaactatattACCAACATACGAACACAGCCTGAGACTCAGAATGCGAAGGCCAACACCGTCATGGATTAACCTTCTAAAATGCTTCTGAGATAGTGCAGCCCTTCTGCAGAGATGCTTCTGTGCACTCTTGTCCTCTGAACCTTTGTCTTTGAAGGCAACTCTGAATGGAAGCATACCATCACAGCAGTCAGATTGTCCGTGGCACCTCGCCGTAATGCCTCCTGGACCAGCTCTTTGCAGCACAGTTTCATGTCGTTGTGTTCCCGGAGTTGCCTGCGTGCAAAGTCGACAGCATTCTGACTCGTGAAAACCTCCCATATCCCGTCGCTGCATATGATCAAGAACTCATCTTCTTTTGTTAAGGTCACCATCTTGAGCTCCGGTTCGGCACTCAACGGTCCACCTGGCTCACCAATCTCTTTCATGCCTTGGAGATGCCAATCACCTAGAGCTCGGGTAACCTCGAGCTGGTCGTTCAAGTAGCCATATTTGATGCTGCCGCCAAGAGATTTCACGCGTGTCTGTTCGTTGATGCAGCAAGGCCTGTGATCCTTGGACATCTCCACTGCCGTCCCGAGCCGGGAAAGCACTGCTCGGCAGTCCCCAGCATTAGCAACTAATAGAGATCTGTGATGAACAGTCATTTGCACAAATAAGTATAACAACAATGGCAATAAAAACTAAAACGTAACAATCAAATATACCAGAGAGAATTGATGAAAAACAATAGGATAGGATGAGAAAAGAATACTAAGTGGTTTCAGAGCCCAAGATTCTCGGAACAATACCAGGTTCCCTTTGTTGGTGCAGAACTCATCATTTCTTTTGACATGTGAATCATATTAAACGATATTTTCCTCACCTTATCTTATAAGGCAAATCTGTTCTAATGATGTAAAAAGGACCTTATTATGTATTATTCTACTTATAAGGGAAGAAATAGGTTTATAGGACATTCAAAGAACTAATATAAAACAGTATGTCCGAGTTACTGCAAATGCACTTCTAAACAATGCAACAAATTCAAGCATACAAAAGCGATAAAACTGAATCTCTCGGTCAAATCCATCAACATTTGTAAATTCAATTCAGTGATTAGGAAACACACCTCCCAAATATCATCGCAGTGAGTGCAGTGGTGCCAGAAGACAGTGAGGATTCAAGATCACACGTCCTTGCAAATTGAGTGTCGGTTCGCTTAAATGACCTTGTGACTACCTTCTCGAGCTCAAGAGGGAAATCAGCATCTTCCACAATGACCCTAGGTAAATTATCACGGACAAAATGTGCAGCACCTTGTCCTCCATGTCCATCAAAAACCTAAAACTCAGAAAGAT
This DNA window, taken from Musa acuminata AAA Group cultivar baxijiao chromosome BXJ3-7, Cavendish_Baxijiao_AAA, whole genome shotgun sequence, encodes the following:
- the LOC103992415 gene encoding small ribosomal subunit protein uS17, with amino-acid sequence MAEQTEKAFLKQPKVFLCSKKSGKGKRPGKGGNRFWKSIGLGFKTPREAIEGTYIDKKCPFTGNVSIRGRILAGTCHSAKMNRTIIVRRNYLHYVKKYQRYEKRHSNIPAHISPCFRVKEGDHVIIGQCRPLAKTVTFNVLKVIPAGSTSGGGKKAFAAV
- the LOC103992416 gene encoding probable protein phosphatase 2C 27, translated to MCVDKNQVEEGESCEGLEFSENQTERSPDSEKPCMERICENSTTVNSGLKESVDFVPVIRSGEWSDIGGRDRMEDTHVCISDLAKKFGYHSTDESVISFYGVFDGHGGQGAAHFVRDNLPRVIVEDADFPLELEKVVTRSFKRTDTQFARTCDLESSLSSGTTALTAMIFGRSLLVANAGDCRAVLSRLGTAVEMSKDHRPCCINEQTRVKSLGGSIKYGYLNDQLEVTRALGDWHLQGMKEIGEPGGPLSAEPELKMVTLTKEDEFLIICSDGIWEVFTSQNAVDFARRQLREHNDMKLCCKELVQEALRRGATDNLTAVMVCFHSELPSKTKVQRTRVHRSISAEGLHYLRSILEG